Proteins encoded within one genomic window of Tolypothrix bouteillei VB521301:
- a CDS encoding recombinase family protein: MKTFAYTYSDPILEQTPDPTTWGWEIEQIYQDLGKRTELQKLLNDCKTETPTYLLIRRLEELGDTIEEVTSHLTELETMGVTLIAIEQNYNSSQKSPNIRADLLKLLYEIQHQQKSRRIRQGHARKRLEAAPPPGKAPYGYRRGKGKYTLDRSTSPVIKDFFDNYLLYGSLRGAVRYLAKKYGKKISVTTGRRWLTNPVYRGDTAYHNGEIISDTHASIISREEAAQVDRLLRRNNRLPRRTASAPRSLAGLAICSECQSRMTITRVTIRNQDKEYLYLRPISCSKSPKCRAIPYQEVLDRTIKIVCQDLPVAVARIDSPQLNTVKNNLDEAILRQQEILQQLPNLVEAGVLDAETSRLRAYKLRVEISELQAKLATLPPVNLRSVAQAVSIPQFWLDLSEAERRFYFREFIRQIEIVREDRDWQLRVIFIF, from the coding sequence ATGAAAACCTTCGCCTACACCTACAGCGATCCCATACTAGAACAAACCCCCGATCCCACAACCTGGGGATGGGAGATAGAACAAATATACCAAGATCTAGGAAAAAGGACTGAACTACAAAAACTACTTAACGATTGCAAAACCGAAACCCCCACTTACCTCCTTATTCGCCGCTTAGAAGAATTAGGAGACACTATAGAAGAAGTGACTTCCCACCTTACAGAACTAGAAACAATGGGAGTTACACTCATTGCAATTGAACAAAATTATAATTCCTCACAAAAAAGTCCCAACATCCGTGCTGACTTGCTCAAACTCCTCTACGAGATACAACATCAGCAAAAGAGCCGCCGCATACGTCAAGGACACGCCCGCAAACGTTTAGAAGCCGCACCCCCTCCCGGAAAAGCGCCCTACGGCTACCGGAGAGGAAAAGGAAAATACACTTTAGACCGCAGTACTTCCCCAGTGATCAAAGATTTTTTTGATAACTACTTACTTTACGGTTCCCTACGAGGCGCAGTCCGTTACCTAGCAAAAAAATATGGCAAAAAAATCTCTGTCACTACAGGACGCCGTTGGTTAACAAATCCCGTTTACCGTGGCGATACAGCGTATCACAATGGAGAAATTATTTCCGATACTCATGCTTCCATCATTAGTAGAGAAGAAGCAGCTCAAGTCGATCGCCTATTGCGCCGCAACAACCGTCTACCCCGAAGAACAGCTAGCGCACCACGTTCTTTAGCGGGTTTAGCGATTTGTAGCGAATGTCAGTCACGCATGACAATTACCCGTGTTACCATACGCAACCAAGATAAAGAATACCTCTATCTACGCCCAATTAGCTGTTCCAAAAGTCCCAAGTGTCGTGCAATACCATATCAAGAGGTATTAGATCGGACTATTAAAATTGTCTGTCAGGATTTACCTGTTGCGGTAGCTCGAATAGATTCTCCTCAGCTAAACACAGTGAAAAATAATTTAGATGAAGCAATTTTGCGCCAACAAGAAATACTCCAACAGCTACCTAATTTAGTGGAAGCTGGTGTTTTGGATGCAGAAACAAGTCGCTTAAGAGCATATAAACTCCGTGTAGAAATATCGGAACTTCAAGCGAAGTTGGCAACTCTACCACCAGTAAATTTACGTTCCGTTGCTCAAGCAGTTTCTATTCCTCAATTTTGGTTGGATTTGTCTGAAGCGGAACGAAGGTTTTACTTTCGTGAGTTTATTCGGCAAATTGAGATTGTTCGTGAAGATCGAGATTGGCAATTACGAGTTATTTTTATTTTTTAA
- a CDS encoding VOC family protein: MQITQYLHTAILVTDLEKAEHFYGTVLGLPKVERSLKFPGAWYQIGNYQIHLIAAPSIFEAQNEKWGRNAHIAFSVADLDIAKQQLIDNSFPIQPSASGRPAIFTKDPDGNIIELSQQ, from the coding sequence ATGCAGATTACTCAATACCTCCATACAGCCATTCTTGTCACCGATCTAGAAAAAGCCGAGCATTTTTACGGAACAGTGCTAGGATTACCCAAAGTAGAACGTTCCTTAAAATTTCCAGGTGCATGGTATCAAATAGGAAACTACCAAATTCACCTCATCGCCGCTCCATCCATATTTGAAGCCCAAAACGAAAAATGGGGACGCAACGCCCATATTGCCTTCTCCGTCGCTGACTTAGACATAGCAAAACAGCAACTTATAGATAACAGCTTTCCCATTCAACCCAGTGCTTCCGGACGTCCAGCCATCTTTACCAAAGATCCAGATGGTAACATTATTGAACTCAGCCAGCAATAA
- a CDS encoding adenylate/guanylate cyclase domain-containing protein, whose translation MKYQAPNQSLKDYKTINRKFERLDLDRRLLILYASKQVQRFAANPKEVMPGKDIRLGFPEFIELEDILIPILKGEQELCELKSLVRTSSRSGHLYFDIYILRHRCESHNENKLIVLFEDTTETTIAKLQKKNIKILYNVLVSYKNYMEKVIAAMAEALLVTTKSGKIKKVNRAALELFGYNEEELINQPISLLFDDNKLLQKAIQQRYLLKNYFQKIEIICRNKEKEKLLIAFSCSMIHSKTDGFTDIVYIGRDITAQKSRQQRIGTQYTITRILSESQSIKQAIPKILHAICECLGWDLGELWTANEYIALASQQDCVHSILRCVEIWSSRTVAIREFKAVTWQTTYTPGTGFPGRIWSTQSPLWIENISQPENFGRGCDTASVDKPSAYRNASLHEIPEFGDVRSQAAVESGLRSAFGFPILDNGEILGVMTFFSQDIQPKDTELLQMMVSVGHQISQFIKTKLSQEALIEREQRYRDLLENADELIQCVTPCGQFEYVNRTWLKSLGYSELEVNQLNVLDIIHPDHREQYRHILYEVMSGKKLNQVTIAFVSKDGKKIFVEGNINCKFIKGKPVLMRGIFRNVTQRVALEEAQRHQQEQTERLLLNILPEVIFNRLKEEPGTIAEHFTDVSVLFADIVGFTEIASQISAIQLVKILNQIFSVFDRLTEQYSLEKIKTIGDAYMVVGGLPVRYPNHAQAIACMALDMQTAIDEFNSENKQNFSIRIGIHSGPVVAGVIGIKKVSYDLWGDTVNIAHRMESQGLAGKIQVTEATYQKLRNEFVFQKRGEIEVKGKGKMTTYLMIGRKSG comes from the coding sequence ATGAAATACCAGGCACCCAATCAAAGCTTAAAAGACTATAAAACTATAAATCGCAAGTTTGAACGCTTGGATTTAGATCGTCGTTTGTTGATTTTGTATGCATCCAAACAAGTGCAACGGTTTGCTGCTAACCCTAAAGAGGTTATGCCAGGAAAAGATATTCGTTTGGGCTTTCCTGAATTTATAGAGCTTGAAGATATTTTGATTCCTATCTTAAAAGGAGAACAGGAACTCTGTGAATTAAAATCTCTGGTTAGAACATCTAGTAGATCGGGTCATCTATATTTCGACATATATATTCTGCGTCATAGATGTGAAAGTCATAATGAAAATAAGCTAATAGTACTTTTTGAAGATACAACAGAGACAACCATCGCCAAACTACAAAAAAAGAATATAAAAATCTTATATAATGTTCTAGTGTCATATAAAAATTACATGGAAAAAGTTATCGCTGCAATGGCAGAAGCCTTGTTAGTGACAACTAAATCGGGAAAAATTAAGAAAGTCAATCGTGCTGCATTAGAGTTATTTGGCTATAACGAGGAAGAATTAATAAATCAGCCTATCTCTTTATTATTTGATGATAATAAATTATTGCAAAAAGCCATTCAGCAAAGATACTTATTGAAAAATTACTTTCAAAAAATAGAAATTATTTGTCGAAATAAAGAGAAAGAAAAGCTGTTAATAGCGTTTTCTTGCTCGATGATTCATTCTAAAACAGATGGCTTTACAGATATAGTTTATATTGGGAGAGATATTACTGCCCAAAAAAGCAGGCAGCAACGAATTGGTACGCAGTACACTATAACTCGGATTTTGTCAGAATCACAAAGTATCAAACAGGCTATTCCAAAAATTTTACATGCTATATGTGAGTGTTTGGGGTGGGATTTGGGAGAACTTTGGACAGCAAATGAATACATAGCACTAGCGTCACAGCAAGATTGCGTTCATTCAATACTGAGATGTGTAGAAATTTGGTCGAGTCGAACGGTTGCAATCCGAGAGTTTAAAGCAGTGACTTGGCAAACGACTTATACTCCCGGTACTGGTTTTCCCGGTCGAATATGGTCAACTCAATCGCCTCTATGGATCGAGAATATCTCGCAGCCAGAAAATTTTGGTCGGGGGTGCGATACGGCTTCAGTTGATAAGCCTTCGGCGTATCGCAACGCATCTTTGCATGAAATACCAGAGTTTGGTGATGTGCGATCGCAAGCGGCTGTAGAATCGGGATTGCGATCGGCATTTGGCTTTCCCATTTTGGATAATGGAGAAATTTTAGGAGTGATGACTTTCTTTAGTCAGGATATACAGCCAAAAGATACCGAATTATTGCAAATGATGGTTTCAGTCGGTCATCAAATTTCTCAGTTTATTAAAACTAAACTATCTCAGGAAGCACTCATTGAGAGAGAACAACGCTATCGAGATTTATTGGAAAATGCAGATGAATTAATTCAATGCGTCACTCCTTGCGGTCAGTTTGAGTATGTTAACCGTACATGGCTCAAAAGTTTAGGATACTCAGAGTTGGAAGTCAATCAGCTTAATGTGTTAGATATCATTCATCCCGATCATCGAGAACAATACCGACATATTCTTTATGAGGTGATGTCGGGAAAAAAGCTCAACCAAGTGACAATTGCATTTGTCTCTAAAGATGGTAAAAAAATTTTTGTAGAAGGAAATATTAACTGCAAATTTATCAAGGGAAAACCCGTTTTAATGCGCGGTATTTTTCGGAATGTGACTCAACGTGTTGCATTAGAAGAAGCACAGCGCCACCAGCAAGAACAAACCGAGCGTTTGTTACTGAATATTTTGCCAGAAGTCATTTTCAACCGTTTAAAAGAGGAACCCGGTACGATCGCAGAACACTTTACTGATGTGAGTGTTCTGTTTGCCGATATTGTTGGCTTTACCGAAATCGCTTCTCAAATTAGCGCCATTCAGCTTGTTAAGATATTAAACCAAATTTTTTCCGTGTTCGATCGCCTGACCGAACAGTATAGTTTAGAGAAAATCAAGACTATTGGTGATGCTTACATGGTAGTTGGCGGTTTACCAGTGCGCTACCCAAATCACGCCCAAGCCATTGCTTGTATGGCTTTGGATATGCAAACAGCAATTGACGAGTTTAACTCTGAAAACAAGCAAAACTTTAGTATCCGAATTGGAATCCATAGTGGACCTGTGGTAGCAGGAGTAATTGGTATCAAAAAAGTTAGCTACGATCTTTGGGGAGATACTGTAAATATAGCCCATCGCATGGAATCCCAAGGTTTGGCGGGCAAAATTCAAGTGACAGAAGCTACATACCAAAAGTTGCGTAATGAATTTGTGTTTCAAAAACGGGGTGAAATTGAAGTTAAAGGGAAAGGTAAGATGACAACTTATTTGATGATTGGGCGGAAATCAGGCTGA
- a CDS encoding homospermidine biosynthesis protein — MSKQLGKKIAPAPMPTDIGVVDLIDNYFTAYNSARLREICYLLSRDVLQEGVTVGVSLSGAMTPAGYGVSVLAPLIRNGFIDWMISTGANLYHDMHYGLGFELFAGNPFLNDVKLRQEGTIRIYDIIFSYDVLLETDAFIRKILQAPAFQKRMGTAEFHYLLGKYVREVEKQVGVKNSSLLATAYEYGVPIYTSSPGDSSIGMNVAALSLEGSELVLDPSIDVNETAAIAYYARGSEGKSAAFIIGGGSPKNFLLQTQPQLHEVLGLEERGHDFFIQFTDARPDTGGLSGATPSEAVSWGKIDPNELPSTIVCYTDSTIALPLVTAYVMNQCKPRTLKRLYDKREKMLEQLRTDYLAAKTRSSEQIPAAMTQSGAQESATYPVGRLIPNTGGGE, encoded by the coding sequence ATGTCAAAACAGCTAGGTAAAAAAATTGCACCTGCACCAATGCCGACAGACATTGGAGTCGTCGATTTGATTGATAACTACTTTACAGCATATAACTCGGCACGATTGCGGGAAATATGCTATTTGCTGAGCCGGGATGTACTGCAAGAAGGCGTAACGGTGGGAGTTAGCCTTTCCGGTGCTATGACACCTGCAGGATATGGAGTGTCCGTGCTTGCACCTCTCATCCGCAATGGATTTATTGATTGGATGATTAGTACTGGTGCCAACCTTTACCACGATATGCACTACGGCTTGGGTTTTGAACTGTTTGCTGGTAATCCATTTTTAAATGACGTGAAGTTGCGACAGGAAGGAACCATCCGTATTTATGACATTATATTTAGCTATGATGTCTTACTAGAAACAGACGCTTTCATTCGTAAGATTTTACAAGCACCAGCTTTTCAAAAAAGGATGGGAACAGCAGAGTTTCACTATCTACTTGGTAAATATGTTCGAGAAGTAGAAAAGCAAGTTGGAGTGAAGAATTCCAGCTTGCTAGCAACAGCTTATGAGTATGGCGTACCAATATATACGTCTTCTCCTGGTGATAGTTCTATAGGAATGAATGTTGCAGCCCTATCGTTAGAAGGCTCTGAGCTGGTACTAGACCCGTCAATAGATGTGAATGAAACAGCTGCGATCGCATATTATGCACGAGGATCTGAAGGGAAAAGCGCAGCTTTCATTATTGGTGGTGGAAGCCCCAAAAACTTTTTATTACAAACCCAACCGCAACTGCATGAAGTGCTCGGACTCGAAGAACGGGGACACGATTTCTTTATACAGTTCACAGATGCTCGTCCAGACACTGGCGGTTTATCTGGAGCAACACCCTCAGAAGCAGTCAGTTGGGGTAAGATTGACCCCAATGAATTACCCAGTACAATTGTTTGTTACACTGACAGTACCATTGCCTTACCATTAGTCACAGCTTATGTCATGAACCAGTGTAAGCCCCGTACTTTAAAACGGCTGTATGACAAGCGAGAAAAAATGCTAGAGCAATTGCGAACAGATTATTTAGCCGCCAAAACTCGTTCTTCAGAACAAATACCAGCTGCTATGACTCAGAGTGGTGCTCAAGAATCTGCCACTTATCCTGTCGGAAGGCTGATCCCTAATACTGGGGGAGGAGAGTAG
- a CDS encoding diguanylate cyclase codes for MRIIGIPGNSENFQFLPGSCSRQFLVKQAMIAFFFIGGLVLLNWEFNILQLKSTSLGIPTFKAATVISCIMAGASLWLWYRLKALIGGNGAGSLMARKLLPIGIFLPVLVKGICAIGYRYSVCTLEIQFTIEGVLNIMVFSGLVCWIAYRLNDLDWHLSQTEQALQRLNTELKQQVEKYSQLCTANTKLQHLATEDHLTKVANRRQFDKYLHQQWQQHQEEQTPLSLIMCDIDHFKLYNDYYGHQAGDECLKQVAQAIKDVVQSFPCLLARYGGEELAVILPKTTSHDAIAIAQQIQLSIRRAQIAHDRSPIGRYLTLSMGVATIVPNSESLPENLIELADEALYAAKEQGRNRNCLLLS; via the coding sequence ATGAGAATTATAGGTATTCCTGGAAACTCAGAAAACTTCCAGTTTCTACCTGGAAGCTGTTCTCGCCAGTTTCTCGTTAAACAAGCTATGATTGCCTTCTTTTTTATTGGAGGACTAGTTCTGCTGAACTGGGAATTCAACATTTTACAGTTGAAGAGTACAAGCTTGGGAATACCTACATTTAAAGCAGCCACTGTTATTAGCTGTATCATGGCAGGAGCATCATTATGGCTGTGGTACAGACTTAAAGCATTGATCGGTGGAAATGGTGCGGGTAGCCTCATGGCGCGGAAACTCCTACCAATAGGGATCTTCTTACCAGTGTTAGTAAAAGGTATATGTGCGATTGGTTATCGATACTCTGTCTGTACCTTAGAAATACAATTCACCATAGAAGGTGTTTTAAATATCATGGTATTTTCAGGATTAGTTTGTTGGATTGCTTACCGTCTTAACGATTTGGATTGGCATCTTTCTCAAACGGAACAAGCACTGCAACGGCTCAATACAGAGTTAAAACAGCAAGTAGAGAAATACAGTCAATTATGTACAGCAAATACTAAGCTACAACACTTAGCTACAGAGGATCATTTAACTAAAGTTGCAAATCGCCGTCAATTCGATAAGTATCTTCACCAACAGTGGCAACAACACCAAGAAGAGCAAACACCCTTATCTTTGATTATGTGTGACATCGATCATTTTAAACTTTACAACGACTACTACGGTCATCAAGCTGGGGATGAGTGTTTGAAGCAAGTTGCTCAAGCGATCAAAGACGTTGTTCAGAGTTTCCCTTGTTTGCTCGCTCGTTATGGAGGAGAAGAACTAGCCGTAATTTTACCGAAGACAACTTCTCATGATGCGATCGCCATCGCCCAACAAATCCAATTATCCATCAGACGAGCTCAAATTGCTCACGACCGTTCTCCAATTGGTAGATATCTTACCTTAAGTATGGGAGTTGCTACTATAGTACCAAACTCAGAAAGCTTACCTGAAAATCTCATTGAACTTGCAGATGAAGCACTGTATGCCGCTAAGGAACAAGGTCGCAACAGAAACTGTTTGCTGCTGTCTTAA
- a CDS encoding metallophosphoesterase family protein produces the protein MQILSISDQVIHHIPFITHSPNGVGVVNKALPVLLAHVDSLPDGLEAIVATSDLQGIDRENQRLLGHLVSEELDKLADLGRIPSLKSTGIILAGDFYAKVDKRGGVGDVRDVWQAFRQRFRWTAGVGGNHDSFGRTQQEFRAFQDAKGINYLDGNITCLDGLRIAGISGIIGKSTKPFRRSEKDFRKLLVQLLDRSPDIFVLHEGPNDVEAKLMGNESIRAELVKGNDLLVICGHSHWKVPMIALSKGIQVLNVDTRVVVMVAE, from the coding sequence ATGCAAATCCTTTCTATATCTGACCAAGTTATTCATCACATACCGTTTATTACCCACTCGCCTAACGGGGTTGGCGTGGTTAATAAAGCGCTACCTGTTTTATTAGCTCATGTTGACTCACTACCGGATGGGTTGGAGGCGATTGTTGCAACGAGCGATTTGCAAGGTATCGATCGAGAAAACCAACGCCTTCTTGGTCATCTTGTCAGTGAAGAATTAGATAAGTTGGCTGATTTGGGAAGAATTCCTTCACTAAAATCAACAGGTATCATCTTGGCGGGAGATTTTTACGCAAAGGTAGATAAGCGTGGTGGTGTAGGTGATGTACGTGATGTGTGGCAAGCATTTCGCCAGCGTTTTCGCTGGACGGCTGGGGTAGGGGGCAATCACGATAGTTTTGGTAGAACACAACAGGAATTTAGAGCCTTTCAGGACGCAAAAGGTATAAATTATTTAGATGGTAATATCACCTGTCTTGATGGATTGCGTATTGCTGGGATTTCTGGTATTATCGGCAAATCAACTAAGCCTTTTCGTCGTTCAGAAAAAGATTTTAGAAAACTGCTCGTACAACTCCTCGATCGCTCGCCGGATATTTTTGTACTGCATGAAGGTCCTAACGACGTGGAAGCTAAGTTAATGGGCAATGAATCTATACGTGCTGAACTGGTTAAGGGAAATGATTTGTTAGTGATTTGCGGTCATTCTCATTGGAAAGTGCCTATGATTGCTTTGTCTAAAGGAATTCAAGTGTTGAATGTGGATACTCGGGTTGTTGTTATGGTAGCAGAGTGA
- a CDS encoding RidA family protein, with protein sequence MTSLSDSIHYLASTETESLNLPFPEAVRVGNMLYLSGVIGNIPGAKELVPGGVTAETKQTMENIKRVLERYGSSLNQVVKVTVILADIKEWNAVNEVYLTYFSKDRLPARTAFEASKLILDARVEMECIAVIA encoded by the coding sequence ATGACATCTCTTTCCGATTCTATCCATTATCTAGCTTCTACAGAGACAGAATCTCTCAATCTTCCGTTTCCTGAAGCGGTACGTGTTGGTAATATGCTTTATCTATCTGGGGTTATTGGTAACATCCCCGGTGCGAAAGAACTGGTTCCTGGAGGAGTCACAGCCGAAACAAAGCAAACTATGGAAAATATCAAACGCGTTCTTGAAAGATATGGGTCATCTCTCAACCAAGTCGTTAAAGTAACAGTGATACTTGCAGATATAAAAGAATGGAACGCAGTGAATGAAGTTTACCTCACCTACTTTTCTAAAGACCGACTTCCTGCAAGAACCGCCTTTGAGGCTAGCAAACTGATTTTAGATGCACGAGTGGAAATGGAGTGCATAGCAGTCATTGCGTAA
- a CDS encoding HMA2 domain-containing protein — translation MTITISKRSDLSTQLNQSPESITEWIQSDLLKAASQAELVAVEKSDSFFQKRGWDFLAILTFLLVMRILRINSWVAILAWLMIVGATRQVISPKPRVSQGQQNSSPPSKVIYSVVHAIAGRIRFNIPLIAKDFQYAQQLEELLTADNRVTSIRINRNAASVVVNYNPNTTLDSRMRSHVASLIQFARDAIVTENLATLSSVRVCSIEVRQATVSSDSCCLLKSKMGKPLKGGALGARSHRLYRLGVLI, via the coding sequence ATGACAATTACTATCAGCAAAAGGAGCGATTTAAGTACTCAACTAAACCAGTCTCCTGAATCAATTACTGAGTGGATACAAAGTGATTTGCTCAAAGCAGCGAGTCAAGCAGAACTTGTTGCTGTTGAAAAATCAGATAGTTTTTTCCAAAAAAGAGGATGGGATTTCCTTGCTATCCTAACGTTTCTGCTTGTTATGAGGATTCTCAGAATTAATAGTTGGGTAGCAATTCTAGCCTGGTTAATGATAGTAGGTGCAACTCGTCAAGTAATTTCTCCTAAACCTAGAGTCAGTCAGGGTCAGCAAAATTCATCACCCCCTTCCAAGGTGATTTACAGTGTTGTTCATGCGATCGCAGGACGAATCAGATTTAACATTCCCTTGATAGCGAAAGATTTTCAATACGCGCAGCAGTTAGAAGAATTATTGACAGCAGATAACCGAGTGACAAGCATTCGTATCAATCGTAATGCAGCATCCGTAGTTGTGAATTACAACCCCAACACTACCTTAGATTCACGAATGCGATCGCACGTAGCCAGTTTAATTCAGTTCGCAAGAGATGCGATTGTAACAGAAAACTTGGCAACACTGTCAAGCGTTCGTGTTTGTTCAATAGAAGTACGACAAGCCACAGTTTCATCAGACAGTTGCTGTTTGTTAAAAAGTAAAATGGGCAAACCACTCAAAGGTGGTGCGTTAGGAGCAAGAAGTCATCGACTTTACCGACTTGGTGTATTAATTTAA
- a CDS encoding phosphate-starvation-inducible PsiE family protein produces the protein MPKRLMTGLNYWFQRDRIVRNLEFFQDIIVISLCLGLFCVMLIRLGAMFFSLVHPLDLREITSDILFILILVELFRLLIDYLQERRISVGAAVEITIVSALREVILRGVLEIPRDQIFGISVFLIVLGGILAALPWMSRFLEHVKVPDPEEPEESTQLLAD, from the coding sequence ATGCCAAAACGCCTCATGACAGGATTAAATTATTGGTTTCAGCGAGATAGGATTGTACGTAACTTAGAATTCTTTCAAGATATTATTGTTATTTCTCTCTGCCTTGGTTTATTCTGTGTAATGCTTATACGCTTGGGAGCTATGTTTTTCTCCCTAGTGCATCCTTTGGATTTACGGGAAATAACCTCTGATATCTTGTTTATTTTGATTTTAGTAGAATTGTTTCGCCTGTTAATTGATTACCTTCAAGAACGGAGAATATCTGTAGGTGCAGCCGTAGAAATTACCATTGTTTCTGCATTGCGAGAGGTCATTTTACGTGGCGTTCTGGAGATTCCCCGCGACCAGATTTTTGGAATTTCTGTATTTTTAATCGTGTTAGGGGGAATACTTGCTGCTTTACCATGGATGTCTCGCTTTCTCGAACATGTCAAAGTACCCGATCCTGAAGAACCGGAGGAAAGCACTCAATTGCTAGCTGATTAA
- a CDS encoding Lin0512 family protein, whose protein sequence is MARKRLIIEMGMGIDQHGQEPTVAAARAVRNAIAHNALPGVWEVAGLSDPNEMIVEVQVAVPYPEQVREEEVLAVLPFGRKTLTVESGGMVVQGKAIPILKDKNDEMLIAVAAVTVLVESASSDQS, encoded by the coding sequence ATGGCACGCAAACGCCTAATTATTGAAATGGGGATGGGTATTGACCAACACGGACAAGAACCAACTGTTGCAGCCGCAAGGGCTGTGAGAAATGCGATCGCGCACAATGCCTTACCTGGAGTTTGGGAAGTTGCTGGATTGAGCGATCCCAATGAAATGATAGTTGAGGTACAAGTTGCTGTTCCCTATCCCGAACAGGTGAGAGAAGAAGAAGTTTTAGCTGTGCTACCTTTTGGGCGGAAAACACTGACAGTAGAATCTGGGGGAATGGTTGTTCAGGGCAAAGCCATTCCGATACTGAAGGACAAAAATGATGAAATGTTAATTGCAGTTGCTGCTGTAACCGTTTTGGTGGAATCAGCAAGCAGTGACCAATCCTAA
- a CDS encoding HNH endonuclease: MPIDRQRYGKNWQEVALQVKTAAGWRCQHCGQQCLRPGEKPKSLSRSEWTVRTLSVHHSDFTPENNNPKNLIPLCAPCHIALHSRAGKRSNTSPGQLELPLF; encoded by the coding sequence ATGCCAATAGACAGACAAAGATACGGGAAAAACTGGCAAGAAGTCGCGCTACAAGTGAAGACAGCAGCAGGATGGCGCTGTCAGCATTGCGGTCAGCAGTGTTTGCGCCCCGGCGAGAAACCGAAAAGTTTATCACGTTCTGAATGGACTGTGAGGACGCTCTCAGTACACCATTCAGACTTCACTCCAGAAAATAACAACCCAAAAAATCTTATCCCGTTATGCGCCCCATGCCATATTGCTTTACACAGCCGTGCTGGTAAGCGCTCCAATACTTCACCGGGACAGTTGGAGTTGCCTCTTTTTTGA